Part of the Novosphingobium sp. KA1 genome is shown below.
CGTCCGAAATGATGAAATGGGCGCGGCCCTGCCGGTCGACACCGACGCCGTTGCGCAGCTTGAGCGACTGGCCGTCCGCGTCGATCTTCGGATGCAGTTTGCCGTCCACCACCAGCATCGGGCCCGACTGGGTGCCGAAGTCGGGCCGGTTGTCGACATGGGCGGCGAAGTCCTCGCTCGTGCGGATCTGCCAGTGGCCCGCTGCATCGCCGAAGAACACGCCGTTGGGCAGGAGGTGGAAGTTCCCCCAGCCCTCGTTGGTGTTGATCGCATGGATGCGCTGGCCCTCGATCACGGCATAACCGATGGGCTTGCCGTCCGCGTCGAACATCCCGCCGTTCATCGCGAAGGCGACGGCGTGGCTGCCCGAGGGACGGTTCACCGCAAGCTGCGAGAGGCTGCGATAGGGGGCGCCGTCCTTCGGACCCAGCACGAGGTGGATCGTGTGGCGACCGGGCGTGGCGGTGCAGTGCGTGAAACTCGCGCCTTCGAACGAAGCGCCTTCACAGGGCGGCGGAGGCGGGGCTTCCGCTTTCCGCTGATCCTGCTGGGCGCCCGACGAACAGGCGGCGAGAGTGAACGCAGCCGCCAGGGCTGCGTGCCTCACTGGCCGAAGCCCGGTTCTCCGGCGACGCGGATCGCTTCGCGGGCGGCGGC
Proteins encoded:
- a CDS encoding phosphodiester glycosidase family protein yields the protein MRHAALAAAFTLAACSSGAQQDQRKAEAPPPPPCEGASFEGASFTHCTATPGRHTIHLVLGPKDGAPYRSLSQLAVNRPSGSHAVAFAMNGGMFDADGKPIGYAVIEGQRIHAINTNEGWGNFHLLPNGVFFGDAAGHWQIRTSEDFAAHVDNRPDFGTQSGPMLVVDGKLHPKIDADGQSLKLRNGVGVDRQGRAHFIISDEPVSFGKLARLFRDKLDCPNALFLDGSVSSLWDPEHGRVDGGPPLGPLIVVEKSAKGSNGKDRP